One genomic window of Bacillus mycoides includes the following:
- a CDS encoding IS4-like element ISBce2 family transposase, with amino-acid sequence MNMHQKQELSLFAEELYRYMSPARLNQLAIEAGGMKRKRKCHGHHFLSLCVWLNQQIATTSLTQLCSQLETSTGILLSPEGLNRRFNSASVAFFRNVFTTLLQAKIGGSSTISHSLSAYFERIRILDSTTFQVPDRFAATYPGAGGCSHTAGVKIQLEYDLLSGEFSDVKIEPGKRSDQAYGATRMDMTQKNELYIRDLGYFRLQDFKSIQDKEGYYLSRLKLPTKIYRKEFETVVFKTKPAQLRPVYIQIHLEDIMNQLQPGQVYELHDVYVGSKDKLPTRIVVYRCTEEQKQKRLHDRAIREKKKGITYTERTKLLQGITVYMTNIPTEWVPKEKIYDLYSLRWQIELLFKIWKSWFRIHRCKSIKQERLECHLYGQLISILLCSSTMFKMRELLLRKKQKELSEYKAMYIIKDYFLLFHQALHKNTQELSKILLRLFNLLQRNGRKSHRYEKKTVFDILGVVYEYTTSAHQVA; translated from the coding sequence ATGAATATGCATCAAAAACAAGAGCTGTCTTTATTTGCCGAAGAGTTATATCGATATATGTCTCCCGCTAGACTTAATCAATTAGCTATAGAAGCAGGTGGAATGAAACGAAAACGTAAGTGCCATGGGCACCATTTTTTATCTTTGTGTGTATGGTTAAATCAACAAATCGCTACAACCTCTCTTACTCAACTTTGTAGTCAATTAGAAACTTCAACAGGAATTTTATTAAGTCCTGAGGGACTGAATCGACGATTTAACTCGGCTTCTGTAGCCTTCTTTCGAAATGTATTTACTACACTTCTACAAGCTAAAATTGGAGGATCATCTACAATTTCTCATTCTCTTTCTGCTTACTTTGAGCGGATTCGCATCCTTGATTCTACAACCTTTCAAGTTCCAGATCGATTCGCAGCTACTTATCCTGGTGCCGGAGGCTGTAGTCATACAGCTGGTGTGAAAATTCAATTAGAGTATGACTTGTTGAGTGGAGAGTTTTCTGATGTGAAAATTGAACCAGGAAAACGAAGTGATCAGGCATATGGGGCGACTCGAATGGACATGACACAAAAGAATGAACTATATATTCGTGACTTAGGGTATTTTCGTTTACAAGACTTTAAATCGATCCAAGATAAGGAAGGGTATTATTTATCGCGTCTTAAATTACCAACTAAAATATATAGAAAAGAATTCGAAACAGTGGTATTTAAAACAAAACCTGCTCAATTGAGACCGGTATATATACAAATTCATTTGGAAGACATCATGAACCAATTACAACCTGGCCAAGTGTATGAATTACATGATGTATATGTAGGGAGCAAAGACAAACTACCCACTCGCATTGTGGTTTATAGATGTACAGAGGAGCAAAAACAGAAACGTCTACATGATCGAGCTATTCGTGAAAAGAAAAAAGGGATTACATATACAGAGCGTACGAAACTTTTACAAGGAATTACAGTATATATGACAAACATTCCTACGGAATGGGTACCGAAAGAGAAAATCTATGATTTATATTCACTGCGTTGGCAAATTGAGCTGTTATTTAAAATATGGAAATCTTGGTTTCGAATTCATCGTTGTAAATCTATTAAACAAGAGCGATTAGAATGCCACCTTTATGGACAACTCATTAGTATCCTATTATGTTCTTCTACTATGTTTAAAATGAGAGAACTCCTGTTACGTAAGAAACAGAAAGAACTAAGTGAATATAAAGCGATGTACATAATTAAAGATTATTTCTTACTTTTTCATCAAGCACTACATAAAAACACCCAAGAATTATCAAAGATTCTCCTTCGTCTGTTTAACCTCCTACAGCGAAACGGACGAAAATCTCACAGATATGAGAAAAAAACAGTCTTTGATATTTTAGGTGTTGTGTATGAGTATACCACTTCTGCCCATCAGGTAGCATAA
- a CDS encoding formate/nitrite transporter family protein, with the protein MLEQGLDYVVKLAKSKKQMIDTNPMQYFIRAALAGIYIGFVIVLCFKLGNFFHIADSPATYLAESMFFGIALVLIIYGGAELFTGNTMYFTVATLRKETTISDTLRNWVACYAGNLAGALFFALLFYATGIFGAIDHGHLMNTVVEGKMNTPTMQLFFKAILCNWLVCLACFLPSQVKGDTAKILMIMMLVFTFFLSGYEHSIANLSLFALSLVSPHPDTITFAGAIHNLIPVTIGNIIGGSVFVGMVYHYLTKKAPVAKQEETELVAAQTEEIIPLQAHMKH; encoded by the coding sequence ATGCTAGAACAAGGATTAGATTATGTTGTCAAACTGGCTAAGAGCAAAAAGCAAATGATAGATACAAACCCAATGCAATATTTCATTCGTGCTGCACTTGCTGGTATTTATATCGGTTTTGTTATTGTACTATGTTTTAAATTAGGTAACTTTTTTCACATTGCAGATTCACCAGCAACCTATTTAGCTGAGTCCATGTTTTTCGGAATTGCCCTCGTACTTATTATATATGGCGGTGCTGAACTATTTACTGGAAATACAATGTATTTCACAGTGGCAACTTTACGAAAAGAAACAACGATTTCTGATACACTTCGTAACTGGGTTGCTTGTTATGCAGGTAACTTAGCTGGCGCTTTATTCTTTGCCTTACTATTTTACGCAACTGGCATTTTCGGAGCAATTGATCACGGTCATTTAATGAATACAGTCGTTGAAGGTAAAATGAACACACCTACAATGCAATTATTCTTTAAAGCAATTTTATGTAACTGGCTCGTATGTCTTGCCTGCTTCTTACCTTCTCAAGTAAAAGGTGATACAGCAAAAATATTGATGATAATGATGCTCGTTTTCACATTCTTCTTATCTGGCTATGAGCATAGCATCGCAAACTTATCATTGTTTGCCTTATCTTTAGTTTCACCACATCCTGATACGATTACTTTCGCTGGGGCTATTCATAACTTAATTCCAGTTACAATCGGTAACATTATTGGCGGATCGGTATTTGTCGGTATGGTATATCATTACTTAACAAAGAAAGCACCTGTTGCTAAACAAGAAGAAACTGAATTAGTAGCAGCTCAAACAGAGGAAATTATTCCTTTACAAGCACATATGAAACATTAA
- a CDS encoding TerC family protein, which translates to MDVSLLLEYGWVLLILIALEGILAADNALVLAIMVKHLPEEKRKKALFYGLAGAFVFRFGSLFMISFLVDVWQVQAIGAIYLMFIAGNHLFKTYVKKNSHEETEEKEAKKKQENFWWTVFKVEVADIAFAVDSILAAVALAVTLPKTGLGTIGSLDTGQFIVIFTGGLIGLVIMRFAATAFVQILKRKPGLETAAFLIVGWVGVKLAIYTLAHPALGVIPHSFPESTPWKLTFWIVLIGIAVGGWFFSKEVEVKVEKNLDEKAL; encoded by the coding sequence ATGGATGTATCATTATTATTGGAGTATGGTTGGGTATTACTCATCCTAATTGCACTAGAGGGGATTTTAGCGGCTGATAACGCTCTCGTTCTCGCAATCATGGTAAAACATTTACCAGAAGAAAAACGAAAAAAAGCACTATTTTATGGATTAGCAGGAGCGTTCGTTTTCCGCTTCGGATCACTATTTATGATTTCGTTCCTAGTAGATGTATGGCAAGTGCAAGCAATTGGTGCGATTTATCTTATGTTTATCGCGGGGAATCACTTATTTAAAACGTATGTTAAAAAGAATTCACATGAAGAAACAGAAGAAAAAGAAGCAAAGAAAAAACAAGAGAACTTTTGGTGGACTGTATTTAAAGTCGAAGTTGCTGATATCGCCTTCGCTGTTGATTCAATTTTAGCTGCTGTTGCATTAGCAGTGACTTTACCAAAAACAGGATTAGGTACGATTGGTAGTCTTGATACAGGTCAATTTATCGTTATCTTTACAGGTGGACTTATCGGATTAGTTATAATGCGATTTGCAGCAACTGCTTTCGTACAAATATTAAAACGTAAACCAGGACTTGAAACTGCAGCATTCTTAATTGTAGGTTGGGTTGGTGTGAAATTAGCGATTTATACGCTAGCACACCCTGCTTTAGGTGTCATTCCGCATTCATTCCCAGAATCTACTCCGTGGAAGCTTACATTCTGGATTGTATTAATTGGAATCGCAGTTGGCGGTTGGTTCTTCTCGAAAGAAGTAGAAGTAAAAGTAGAAAAGAATTTAGACGAAAAAGCGCTGTAA